In Ruminococcaceae bacterium R-25, one genomic interval encodes:
- a CDS encoding putative phosphoglycerate mutase, with translation MKLIFIRHGDPDYEKDSLTEKGWREAEILAKRVAKWDIKQIYCSPLGRAKDTCSVSLKETRREAITCDWLKEFYYRIWDEQVNEWTICWDFYPRDFNYRDDFHDKDQWYETDIMKSGNIKEHALEVFKGFDELLEKHGYKRNDKGFYDVIEHNDDNIVFFCHFGVTALIMSHLIGVAAPVIWQGMMMAPTSITVLGSEERIEGEASFRVQTFADSRHLLEAGEPISQSGYFTKIFEG, from the coding sequence ATGAAGCTAATCTTTATAAGACACGGGGATCCTGATTACGAGAAGGATTCCTTAACTGAAAAGGGCTGGCGCGAAGCAGAGATCCTCGCAAAGCGCGTAGCCAAATGGGACATCAAGCAGATATACTGTTCGCCTTTGGGCAGAGCCAAGGATACCTGCTCCGTATCTTTAAAAGAGACCAGAAGAGAAGCCATTACCTGTGATTGGCTCAAGGAATTCTATTACAGGATCTGGGATGAGCAGGTAAATGAATGGACTATCTGCTGGGACTTTTATCCCAGAGACTTTAACTACCGCGATGACTTCCACGATAAGGATCAGTGGTACGAGACTGATATAATGAAGTCAGGAAACATCAAAGAGCACGCTCTGGAGGTGTTTAAAGGATTTGACGAGCTTCTCGAAAAGCATGGCTATAAGAGAAACGACAAGGGCTTTTATGACGTAATAGAGCATAATGACGACAATATCGTTTTCTTCTGTCACTTCGGCGTTACGGCGCTTATAATGAGCCATCTTATAGGTGTTGCAGCTCCGGTTATCTGGCAGGGAATGATGATGGCTCCGACATCTATTACCGTTCTTGGTTCAGAAGAAAGGATCGAAGGCGAAGCAAGCTTCAGAGTACAGACTTTCGCTGATTCAAGACACCTTTTGGAAGCAGGCGAACCTATTTCACAATCAGGATATTTTACTAAGATATTTGAGGGGTAA
- a CDS encoding dihydrofolate reductase, whose translation MIAISAVDKNWAIGNQGKLLISLPEDQKGVFKKYTAGHTVVYGRKTLETFPGQRLLPNRVNIIMSRSFEYEKEGAMVLHSVSELEDFLALTADEVYLIGGASLYNSLIELCDKAIITSIKAEFEADCWFPNLDEDPNWELVEEEPPVMSEKGVEFTVRHYQRK comes from the coding sequence ATGATCGCAATTTCAGCAGTAGACAAGAACTGGGCAATCGGAAACCAGGGCAAACTCCTTATTTCATTGCCTGAAGACCAGAAGGGCGTTTTCAAGAAATATACGGCAGGCCACACTGTCGTTTACGGAAGAAAGACTCTTGAGACGTTCCCCGGACAGAGACTTCTGCCGAACAGAGTGAACATCATTATGTCCAGGAGTTTTGAATACGAGAAGGAAGGCGCTATGGTGCTTCATTCCGTATCAGAGCTTGAAGATTTCCTTGCACTTACTGCTGATGAAGTCTATCTGATCGGCGGCGCATCGCTCTATAACTCTCTTATCGAGCTTTGCGACAAGGCAATAATCACGAGCATCAAGGCTGAATTTGAAGCTGACTGCTGGTTCCCGAATCTTGACGAAGATCCTAATTGGGAGCTTGTTGAGGAAGAGCCGCCCGTGATGAGCGAAAAAGGCGTTGAATTCACGGTAAGACACTATCAGAGAAAGTAA
- a CDS encoding SSU ribosomal protein S2P, whose protein sequence is MPVILMKQLLEAGVHFGHQTRRWNPKMNEYIFTERNSIHIIDLQKTVKKVDEAYDAMRELAEKGDILFVGTKKQAQDSIKEEAQRCGQFYVNYRWLGGTLTNFVTIKKRVARLEELRRMEADGSFDLRTKKEVAKLKLEMTKLDQNLGGIVGMVKLPAALFIVDTKKEHNAVAEAKRLGIPIIAIVDTNCDPDEVDYVIPGNDDAIRAVKLITAKMADAVIEAHQGEDATSEGMDLDSAEAKAATAEVAEEQAAEEAGEKSIEEIASES, encoded by the coding sequence ATGCCAGTTATTTTAATGAAGCAGCTTCTTGAAGCAGGTGTACACTTCGGTCACCAGACTCGTCGTTGGAACCCTAAGATGAATGAGTACATCTTCACGGAGCGTAACTCAATCCACATCATCGATTTGCAGAAGACAGTCAAGAAGGTCGACGAGGCCTATGACGCTATGCGCGAGCTCGCTGAGAAGGGTGATATCCTTTTCGTAGGTACAAAGAAGCAGGCTCAGGATTCCATCAAGGAAGAAGCTCAGCGTTGCGGACAGTTCTATGTTAACTATCGTTGGCTTGGTGGTACTCTCACAAACTTCGTAACAATCAAGAAGAGAGTTGCAAGACTCGAAGAACTCCGCAGAATGGAAGCTGACGGTTCTTTCGACCTCAGAACAAAGAAGGAAGTTGCTAAGCTTAAGCTCGAGATGACAAAGCTCGATCAGAACCTTGGCGGTATCGTAGGCATGGTTAAGCTCCCTGCAGCTCTTTTCATCGTTGACACAAAGAAGGAGCACAACGCAGTAGCAGAAGCTAAGAGACTTGGTATCCCGATCATCGCTATCGTTGATACAAACTGTGATCCTGACGAAGTTGATTACGTTATCCCTGGTAACGACGACGCTATCCGTGCAGTTAAGCTCATCACAGCTAAGATGGCTGACGCTGTTATCGAAGCTCATCAGGGTGAGGATGCTACATCTGAGGGTATGGATCTTGATTCCGCTGAGGCTAAGGCAGCTACAGCAGAAGTTGCTGAAGAGCAGGCTGCTGAGGAAGCAGGCGAGAAGTCCATCGAAGAGATCGCTTCTGAGTCTTAA
- a CDS encoding translation elongation factor Ts (EF-Ts) — MAVTAQQVKELRELTDCGIMDCKKALIECEGDIEKAKAWLREKGMAKAEKKSARIAAEGAVVSKIADDKKSGVLVEINIETDFAANTDKFKAFTDAVATHILTKKPANIEELMAQPLYNDESKTVEIFQKEAIADIGENTSIRRFVIYEVEGNGAVASYIHMGGKVGVFVEVTTDDDSVINKPEFADFAKNIGMQVASMRPNWVTEDEVPQAELDKEVDIIKNKALEEGKPEKIIMDRIVPGQIKNFYKLNCLVDQEFFRDDDLTISQYIDQSIKAIGANVSVVRFTRFGLGEGIEKKVDDFAEEVRKQAGL; from the coding sequence ATGGCAGTTACAGCACAACAGGTAAAAGAACTCCGTGAGCTCACAGATTGCGGCATCATGGACTGCAAGAAGGCACTTATCGAGTGCGAAGGTGATATCGAGAAGGCTAAGGCTTGGCTTCGTGAGAAGGGTATGGCTAAGGCTGAGAAGAAGTCTGCCAGAATCGCTGCAGAGGGTGCAGTTGTTTCCAAGATCGCAGATGACAAGAAGTCCGGTGTTCTCGTAGAGATCAACATCGAGACTGACTTCGCTGCAAATACAGATAAGTTCAAGGCTTTCACTGACGCTGTTGCTACACACATCCTTACAAAGAAGCCTGCAAACATCGAAGAGCTCATGGCTCAGCCCCTTTATAATGACGAGTCCAAGACAGTTGAGATCTTCCAGAAGGAAGCTATCGCTGATATCGGTGAGAACACATCAATCAGAAGATTCGTTATCTATGAGGTAGAGGGCAACGGTGCTGTTGCTTCTTACATCCACATGGGTGGTAAGGTAGGCGTTTTCGTTGAGGTTACAACAGATGATGATTCTGTTATCAACAAGCCTGAGTTCGCTGATTTCGCTAAGAACATCGGCATGCAGGTTGCATCCATGAGACCTAACTGGGTTACAGAGGATGAAGTACCTCAGGCAGAGCTCGACAAGGAAGTTGACATCATCAAGAACAAGGCTCTCGAAGAGGGTAAGCCTGAGAAGATCATCATGGACAGAATCGTTCCCGGCCAGATCAAGAACTTCTACAAGCTCAACTGCCTCGTTGATCAGGAGTTCTTCAGAGATGATGACCTCACAATCTCTCAGTACATCGACCAGTCCATCAAGGCTATCGGCGCTAACGTTTCCGTTGTACGTTTCACACGTTTCGGTCTTGGCGAAGGTATCGAGAAGAAGGTTGATGACTTCGCAGAAGAAGTTAGAAAGCAGGCTGGTCTCTAA
- a CDS encoding uridylate kinase produces the protein MGDTKYKRILLKISGEALAGDAKMGINDDVLKEISSSIKAVSDLGVQVAVVVGGGNFWRGRSSEQMDRVTADHMGMLATLMNSLALSDALEQLGAVTRVLSAIEVRQMAEPYIRKRAVRHLEKGRIVIFACGTGNPYFSTDSGAALRATEIGADVLLKATMVDGVYDKDPKKFPDAVKYEKVTYDEVLKNDLKVMDATAAAHCRDNRTKMLVFSMEDPENIVRIVKGENLGTLVVKE, from the coding sequence ATGGGTGATACAAAGTATAAGCGTATTCTTTTGAAGATATCCGGTGAGGCTTTGGCAGGCGATGCCAAGATGGGTATCAACGACGATGTTCTTAAAGAAATCTCTTCAAGCATCAAAGCCGTTTCTGATCTCGGCGTACAGGTTGCCGTAGTCGTTGGCGGCGGTAACTTCTGGAGAGGAAGATCTTCTGAGCAGATGGACAGAGTTACTGCAGACCACATGGGAATGCTTGCAACTCTTATGAACTCACTCGCTCTTTCTGACGCTTTGGAGCAGCTTGGTGCAGTTACGAGAGTCCTGTCTGCAATCGAAGTAAGACAGATGGCAGAGCCTTATATCAGAAAGAGAGCTGTAAGACACTTGGAGAAGGGCCGTATCGTAATCTTCGCATGCGGAACCGGTAACCCTTATTTCTCAACAGATTCAGGTGCTGCTTTAAGAGCTACTGAGATCGGTGCTGACGTATTGCTTAAGGCTACAATGGTTGACGGTGTATATGACAAGGATCCTAAGAAGTTCCCTGATGCTGTTAAGTACGAGAAGGTTACTTACGATGAAGTCCTTAAGAATGACCTCAAGGTAATGGATGCCACAGCTGCAGCTCACTGCCGTGATAACCGTACCAAGATGCTTGTTTTCTCTATGGAAGATCCCGAGAACATCGTCAGGATCGTAAAGGGCGAAAACCTCGGAACACTCGTTGTAAAAGAATAA
- a CDS encoding ribosome recycling factor has translation MAMIEITKKDYDDIEAKMQKCIDNLQENLNTIRAGRANPHVLDKIQVEYYGAMSPLNAVANIQVPEARMITLSPWDPKMLKEIEHAIQASDLGINPTNDGKMIRLVFPMLTEERRKDLVKQVKVYGDETKVVVRNNRRDAIDKMRAANKKKELTDDLLKEFEEKIQKITDKFTAEVDKVCEAKNKELMEI, from the coding sequence ATGGCTATGATCGAGATCACAAAGAAAGATTACGATGATATCGAAGCAAAAATGCAGAAGTGCATCGATAACCTTCAGGAGAACCTCAACACGATCCGTGCAGGACGTGCTAATCCGCACGTTTTGGATAAGATCCAGGTAGAGTATTACGGTGCAATGTCTCCGCTTAATGCTGTAGCTAATATTCAGGTTCCTGAAGCACGTATGATCACATTGTCACCTTGGGATCCGAAGATGCTTAAGGAAATCGAGCATGCTATCCAGGCTTCCGATCTCGGCATCAATCCTACAAATGACGGTAAGATGATCAGACTCGTTTTCCCTATGCTTACTGAGGAAAGACGTAAGGACCTCGTAAAGCAGGTTAAGGTTTACGGCGACGAGACAAAGGTAGTTGTACGTAATAACCGCCGTGACGCTATCGATAAGATGCGTGCTGCAAACAAGAAGAAGGAACTTACAGATGACCTTCTTAAGGAATTCGAAGAAAAGATCCAGAAGATCACAGATAAGTTCACTGCTGAAGTAGACAAGGTCTGCGAAGCAAAGAATAAGGAATTGATGGAGATCTGA
- a CDS encoding undecaprenyl pyrophosphate synthetase: MALFGNKQEKTYDTGDLKVPVSLGVIMDGNGRWATQRHLPRSAGHKVGAENLKELCRNCVRYGVKYLTVYAFSTENWSRPQPEVDFLMKLFVELFDKYDAELAEEGIRVRFTGDDSELPEKVREVCKTAEERSKDRPNMQLIVALNYGGRREIVSSFRKLAEKVKDGSLDPDDITEQMISDNMYLPDVPDPELIIRPSGEMRLSNFLLWESAYSEFWVSDTLWPDFGYDDLTQAFRDFAGRDRRFGGLSKKDSKA; this comes from the coding sequence ATGGCCTTATTTGGTAACAAACAGGAAAAGACTTATGATACGGGAGACCTTAAGGTCCCCGTATCTTTGGGTGTAATAATGGACGGCAACGGAAGATGGGCTACACAAAGACATCTTCCGAGATCTGCCGGACACAAGGTCGGTGCGGAGAACCTTAAAGAACTCTGCAGAAACTGCGTAAGATACGGAGTTAAGTATCTTACAGTCTATGCTTTTTCAACTGAGAACTGGTCAAGACCCCAGCCCGAAGTTGATTTTTTGATGAAGCTCTTTGTCGAGCTTTTCGACAAGTACGATGCTGAACTTGCAGAAGAAGGAATCAGAGTAAGATTTACTGGTGATGATTCCGAGCTCCCTGAAAAGGTTAGGGAAGTATGTAAGACAGCAGAAGAGAGGTCAAAAGACCGTCCCAACATGCAGCTTATCGTCGCATTAAACTATGGCGGAAGAAGAGAGATCGTATCTTCTTTCCGTAAGCTTGCTGAGAAAGTAAAGGACGGATCTTTGGATCCTGATGATATTACAGAACAGATGATCTCAGATAATATGTATCTTCCGGATGTTCCTGATCCGGAGCTTATAATAAGGCCCAGCGGCGAGATGAGATTATCCAATTTCCTCTTGTGGGAAAGTGCATATTCGGAATTCTGGGTCTCTGATACATTGTGGCCTGACTTCGGTTACGATGACCTGACACAGGCATTCAGAGATTTTGCAGGCAGAGACAGACGTTTCGGCGGCCTGTCAAAGAAAGACAGTAAGGCTTAA
- a CDS encoding phosphatidate cytidylyltransferase has translation MRQRVITGIIFTVIVLSLFVPALFFPITGVAMAVAIGVFACIEMYKALKHGGYHPSRLLLIIGMSLATLVVICGLLFDLKVENTMALYLIVVCMYCVSCGINLPLVRPDDEKSFLNGIFTGGMIFYISFPLFCLVSGLLFVPHGWYYMVIGLFAPWGTDTFAYFTGVTLGKHKIVPHISPKKTWEGCIGGSIFCAICVTVYCCLVIYRIDEIAIGIVPYAVLTFFLGLLISVMSQLGDWFCSVIKRRTGIKDFSNLFPGHGGMLDRFDSTFFTLPVALLLALFANNLY, from the coding sequence TTGAGACAGAGAGTTATTACAGGCATTATTTTCACGGTAATCGTGCTGTCACTTTTTGTGCCGGCATTGTTTTTTCCGATTACCGGTGTGGCAATGGCTGTAGCTATCGGTGTTTTCGCCTGTATCGAGATGTATAAGGCTCTTAAGCACGGCGGATACCATCCTTCGAGACTGCTCCTTATAATCGGTATGAGCCTTGCAACTTTAGTTGTCATCTGCGGTCTTTTATTCGATCTCAAAGTCGAAAATACAATGGCTTTATACCTTATCGTCGTATGCATGTACTGTGTATCGTGCGGTATCAATCTGCCTCTGGTAAGACCTGATGATGAAAAGTCCTTCTTAAACGGCATCTTTACAGGCGGAATGATATTTTATATTTCATTCCCTTTGTTCTGCCTTGTAAGCGGACTTCTTTTTGTTCCCCATGGCTGGTATTACATGGTTATAGGCCTTTTCGCACCCTGGGGAACTGATACTTTTGCTTACTTTACCGGTGTCACTTTGGGCAAGCACAAGATCGTGCCTCATATCTCGCCCAAGAAGACATGGGAAGGCTGTATCGGTGGTTCTATATTCTGTGCCATCTGCGTAACGGTATATTGCTGCCTCGTTATTTATAGAATTGATGAGATCGCTATAGGTATCGTTCCTTATGCGGTCCTTACGTTCTTCCTGGGACTTTTGATCTCTGTAATGTCCCAGCTCGGAGACTGGTTCTGCTCGGTAATAAAGAGAAGGACGGGAATAAAGGATTTCAGCAATCTGTTCCCGGGCCACGGCGGAATGTTAGACAGGTTCGACAGTACATTCTTTACGCTTCCTGTGGCACTTCTTCTGGCTTTATTTGCGAACAACCTGTACTGA